One window of Caloenas nicobarica isolate bCalNic1 chromosome 7, bCalNic1.hap1, whole genome shotgun sequence genomic DNA carries:
- the LOC135990830 gene encoding rap1 GTPase-GDP dissociation stimulator 1-like, giving the protein MKKPCIEANLVLTLIPLLESTDQEMLLHAGRAIGRICYDNRDLQEQLVKVGVITSLVRILTDYAESEPLVHVDLLALCNLADLDTAKEALSKTKVAEQLVKQLRRADNHERLEMVFEVLQALAENDALKVQLVEAGVQEVLSEILLRLQGSSQAEDTCIVKAASDLIVSLLLGDGNCVRMVQLGVIHQLLDLLEKHVESGDVSVQHAALSALRNLAIPVVNKVQMLEESLAERIQALLRSEMPPVQFKLLETLRMLADGQADAAEILGQDPMLLNRLVQWCNANDHTGVCGEAHRLLASILRHNRSQEVVKAIQEAQGVKHLVSMTTSKHAALQNEALDALAIASAIDLETLEESFKESQLVQSLHKLLQDDNTSPEVKYNSMGLLCSLLNSGDLRQEIEEDKIKETLEQLCSHSNVNVVKEAVTTLQVLREETPH; this is encoded by the exons atgaagaaacCATGCATCGAAGCAAATTTGGTTCTAACTTTGATACCTTTGCTGGAGAGCACAGACCAAGAAATGTTGCTTCATGCTGGGAGGGCTATTGGCCGCATCTGTTACGATAATC GGGATCTTCAGGAACAGCTGGTGAAGGTAGGAGTAATCACATCACTAGTCCGAATATTAACCGATTATGCAGAGAGTGAACCGCTTGTCCATGTTGATCTATTGGCCTTATGTAATCTTGCAGACCTTG ATACTGCCAAGGAAGCTCTAAGCAAGACAAAAGTTGCTGAACAGCTGGTGAAACAACTGAGAAGAGCAGACAACCATGAGAGATTAGAAATGGTCTTTGAGGTCCTCCAAGCACTTGCAGAAAACG ATGCTCTGAAAGTGCAGTTGGTAGAGGCAGGTGTGCAAGAGGTGCTGTCCGAGATCCTGCTGAGGCTCCAGGGTAGTTCACAAGCTGAAGATACATGCATTGTGAAAGCTGCATCAGATCTCATTGTCTCTCTGCTTCTTGGAG ATGGCAACTGTGTACGAATGGTACAGCTGGGAGTCATACATCAGCTTCTGGATCTTTTGGAGAAACATGTAGAGAGTGGAGACGTCTCTGTTCAACATGCTGCACTCAGTGCACTTCGAAACCTTGCTATACCAG TTGTTAACAAGGTTCAAATGCTGGAGGAAAGTCTGGCAGAACGGATTCAGGCACTTCTAAGGTCAGAGATGCCTCCTGTACAGTTTAAACTTCTTGAAACACTACGGATGTTAGCAGATGGTCAAG CTGACGCAGCCGAAATCTTGGGCCAAGACCCCATGCTGCTCAACAGACTGGTGCAGTGGTGCAATGCTAATGACCACACCGGTGTTTGTGGAGAAGCACATCGGCTGCTGGCATCCATCCTGCGTCACAACAGATCCCAA GAAGTGGTCAAAGCCATCCAAGAGGCACAAGGAGTGAAGCATCTGGTTTCCATGACAACAAGCAAACACGCTGCCTTGCAGAATGAGGCTCTGGATGCCCTGGCAATAGCATCTGCAATCGATTTAG aaaccCTTGAAGAATCTTTTAAGGAATCACAGCTAGTTCAAAGCTTACACAAACTTCTGCAAGACGATAATACAAGTCCTGAGGTGAAATATAATTCAATGGGTCTTTTGTGCAGTCTTCTTAATTCAG GTGATCTGAGACAAGAAATAGAAGAGGACAAGATTAAAGAAACCCTCGAACAACTCTGCAGTCACAGCAATGTAAATGTGGTCAAGGAAGCAGTCACGACGTTACAGGTTTTGAGAGAAGAGACACCCCACTAG